Genomic DNA from Candidatus Gastranaerophilales bacterium:
TTAAAAGAATATGATATAGTTTTCTCTGAAAATTTAGGAGTAGCAAACTGCGATGCCGTATATGTACACGGACACAGTACACTATACAGGCTTAAAGAGGTAAGGCACCCTCTTGAAAACTTTGTGAATAAACTATTCCAGCCAAAAAGATTTTCTACCCTTACAACGGATTCTATCGGCGCAATGTCCATAATTGAAACAACAAATCTTGTATTTGTGCCGTCAGAGTTGTTGAAATATGACTTTAAAAAGTATTTAGAAACGCCGGCTGAAAAAATACACGTCCTGTATCCCGGGATTGATATACCTGCCGAATACAAAGAATTTAAAAGAGCGGATGAGAAAAATATTGTATTCGGGATGAGTGCGGTAGGATTTGATATAAAAGGCGGGTACATATTTTTAGCGGCGCTGCACCATTTAAAGAAAAAGTTTAAAAACTTCAAAGCCCGCATTATATACCCCGGAGCAGAAAAGAACTCTCTCACAAAAGCCTTCACCTTTTTGCTTGGAATACACAGCAATGTAGAATTTTTGCCTTTCCAGGAGGATATGTCAGAATTTTATAATTCTATAGATGCAATTGTGATGTCTTCAAGACAAGAAGCCTTCGGGCTTGTAGCGCCTGAGGCGATGAGCTACGGCAAAATAGTAATCACCACAGAAAGATGCGGCGCCTGTGAAATAGTGCAAGACGGGGTTTCAGGCTTTGTAGCTCCTTACGGTAAAACCCCCGCTAAAAACCTCGCCGTTAAAATGCTTGAAATGGTAAAAAGTGAAAACAGATTTGATGAAATAGCAACAAAAGGCTATGAAAAAGTTCAAACGCTAAGCTGGCAAAATTTCACGGAAGAGTTCTTAAAAGCCGCAGAATCCAAAATATCAATCTAATATATGAACACTAAACCGCAAAAAAAGTGTATCATCTAAGTAAGGATTGGTGTGCAATCGCTATGTTTGAGCAAAAACAACAAAAAGAAAATGTATTTAATAACGCTTTTGTTTTCAAAGGCGAATCCCCTTTTGTTGCCAAACCGCCGCAGGAAAAAATCAAAAAGAAACCGCATAAATCCATAGATGATTTGGATACCAGCCTGATTTTATCCACGGTAAACAAGAATGTTACCAATAAATCAGTACTCCTGAAAATCAAAATAAATACTCTTGAAAAAGAGTTAA
This window encodes:
- a CDS encoding glycosyltransferase family 4 protein, whose amino-acid sequence is MKFAFITRKLEDNNFYGGGEKMNYRLITELIKKGHTVHIFCNEVNLKYDNQIDKEGIFIVPEPFVLTQERRNTELKEYDIVFSENLGVANCDAVYVHGHSTLYRLKEVRHPLENFVNKLFQPKRFSTLTTDSIGAMSIIETTNLVFVPSELLKYDFKKYLETPAEKIHVLYPGIDIPAEYKEFKRADEKNIVFGMSAVGFDIKGGYIFLAALHHLKKKFKNFKARIIYPGAEKNSLTKAFTFLLGIHSNVEFLPFQEDMSEFYNSIDAIVMSSRQEAFGLVAPEAMSYGKIVITTERCGACEIVQDGVSGFVAPYGKTPAKNLAVKMLEMVKSENRFDEIATKGYEKVQTLSWQNFTEEFLKAAESKISI